The Bos javanicus breed banteng chromosome 18, ARS-OSU_banteng_1.0, whole genome shotgun sequence genome has a segment encoding these proteins:
- the UPK1A gene encoding uroplakin-1a yields MGAVGRVQQGPPSSPSLYPVSCVPGRTMASAAAATTEKGSPVVVGLLVVGNIIILLSGLALFAETVWVTADQYRVYPLMGVSGKDDVFAGAWIAIFCGFSFFVVASFGVGAALCHRRSMILTYLILMLIIYIFECASCITSYTHRDYMVSNPSLITKQMLTFYSADSNQGRELTRLWDRIMIEQECCGTSGPMDWVNFTSAFRATTPEVVFPWPPLCCRRTGNFIPVNEEGCRLGHLDYLFTKGCFEHIGHAIDSYTWGISWFGFAILMWTLPVMLIAMYFYTTL; encoded by the exons ATGGGGGCAGTGGGTCGTGTCCAGCAAGGCCCGccctcctctcccagcctctACCCGGTCTCATGTGTCCCAGGCAGGACTATGGCttctgcagcagcagcaacgacAGAGAAGGGGTCTCCAGTTGTGGTGGGTCTGCTGGTCGTGGGCAACATCATTATTCTG CTGTCAGGCCTGGCCCTGTTTGCTGAAACGGTATGGGTGACCGCCGACCAGTACCGCGTGTACCCGCTGATGGGCGTCTCGGGCAAGGATGACGTCTTCGCCGGCGCCTGGATCGCCATCTTCTGCGGCTTCTCCTTCTTCGTGGTGGCCAGCTTTGGTGTGGGCGCAGCACTCTGCCACCGCCGCTCCATGATCCTCACG TACCTGATACTCATGCTCATCATCTACATCTTTGAGTGCGCCTCCTGCATCACGTCCTACACCCACCGAGACTAT ATGGTGTCCAACCCGTCCCTGATCACCAAGCAGATGCTGACCTTCTATAGTGCAGACTCGAACCAGGGCCGGGAACTGACCCGCCTCTGGGATCGCATCATGATTGAG CAAGAGTGCTGTGGCACGTCAGGCCCCATGGACTGGGTGAACTTCACATCTGCCTTCCGGGCCACCACCCCAGAGGTGGTGTTCCCCTGGCCCCCGCTATGCTGTCGACGGACTGGCAACTTCATCCCAGTCAATGAAGAAGGCTGCCGCCTGGGCCACCTGGACTACCTGTTCACCAAG GGCTGCTTTGAACATATTGGCCACGCCATCGACAGTTACACGTGGGGCATCTCGTGGTTTGGGTTTGCCATCCTGATGTGGACG CTCCCCGTGATGCTGATAGCCATGTATTTCTACACCACGTTGTGA